One Gelria sp. Kuro-4 DNA segment encodes these proteins:
- a CDS encoding amidohydrolase family protein, whose translation MQLVLKGSRLIDGTGRQPIADATLVIEDKVVTAVGGPEVPYAADAEVLELPGCTILPGFIDAHVHLTMPPVGDSFKVITSESDAMTALRAATHAQETLANGVTTVRDMGGKNYVDLALRDAIAGGMVPGPRMLASGRAVVMTGGHGWPTAREADGPDEVRKAVREQLKAGADVIKLMATGGVMTPGVEPGSPQLTYEELKAGVAEANKAGRRTASHAQGTTGIKNAVLAGITSIEHGIFLSDEVIELMLEHGTYLVPTLVAPYWIVKKGRAAGIPDYAVKKSEDVIEAHLASFRKALAAGVKIAFGTDAGTPFNEHGANTFELELLVENGMTPLQALEAGTRVSAELLGIEDKVGTLEAGKLADVVVVAGDPLADIKAVRNVQVVVKEGRIVKAKN comes from the coding sequence ATGCAACTGGTACTAAAAGGCAGCCGGCTTATCGACGGCACCGGGCGTCAGCCGATTGCCGATGCCACCCTGGTCATTGAAGACAAGGTCGTCACAGCCGTAGGCGGGCCGGAGGTGCCCTACGCGGCGGACGCCGAGGTGCTGGAGCTTCCCGGCTGCACCATCCTCCCCGGCTTCATCGACGCCCATGTGCATCTCACCATGCCGCCGGTGGGAGATTCCTTCAAAGTAATCACCAGCGAGTCCGACGCCATGACCGCCCTCAGGGCGGCGACCCACGCCCAAGAAACCCTCGCCAACGGTGTCACCACCGTGCGCGACATGGGCGGCAAAAACTATGTCGACCTGGCCCTGCGCGACGCCATCGCCGGCGGCATGGTCCCCGGGCCGCGCATGCTGGCCTCCGGCCGCGCGGTGGTTATGACGGGCGGTCACGGCTGGCCCACGGCGCGCGAGGCCGACGGCCCGGACGAGGTGCGCAAGGCCGTGCGCGAACAGCTCAAGGCCGGCGCAGACGTGATCAAGCTCATGGCCACAGGCGGCGTCATGACCCCCGGCGTGGAACCGGGGTCCCCGCAGCTCACCTACGAGGAACTCAAGGCCGGCGTCGCAGAGGCCAACAAGGCCGGCCGCCGCACCGCCAGCCACGCCCAGGGCACCACCGGCATCAAAAACGCCGTCCTGGCCGGGATCACCTCCATCGAGCACGGCATCTTCCTCAGCGATGAGGTCATCGAGCTCATGCTGGAGCACGGCACCTACCTGGTGCCCACCCTGGTGGCGCCTTACTGGATTGTGAAGAAAGGGCGCGCGGCCGGGATCCCCGACTACGCCGTAAAAAAATCCGAGGACGTCATCGAAGCCCACCTGGCCAGCTTCCGTAAGGCGCTGGCCGCCGGCGTGAAGATCGCCTTCGGCACCGATGCCGGCACGCCCTTTAACGAGCACGGCGCCAACACCTTTGAGCTTGAGCTCCTGGTGGAGAACGGCATGACCCCGCTCCAGGCCCTGGAGGCGGGGACGCGCGTCAGCGCCGAGCTCCTCGGCATCGAGGACAAGGTGGGCACGCTGGAAGCAGGTAAGCTGGCCGACGTGGTCGTCGTCGCCGGTGACCCCCTGGCCGACATCAAGGCCGTGCGCAACGTGCAGGTGGTTGTTAAGGAGGGCCGAATCGTAAAAGCAAAGAACTAG
- a CDS encoding flavocytochrome c: protein MALGILGPETGFERKEGGKNQNIPELVRTLVDNANNTLEWLNGMGANLVHVVIAGGATNPRTHAPEGGGAVGPVIVKTLEKAAKDQGIEIFTDTKVTEITTDGNGRVTGVKAASKEKGDLVVRAKAVIVATGGFGANPEMVAQYNPALKGFDTTNHPGATGDGIKMATAVGAATVQMENIQTHPTVVPHKGLMITEAVRGTGAILVNHKGDRFIDELQTRDVVSKAILDQEKGTAFLLFDQGVRENLKAIEEYARLNLLTEADTLDELAAKLSIPAGRLTETVKRYNGFVAAGKDSDFGRQHLQRKLAKAPFYAVEVTPAVHHTMGGLAINTRAEVLNKAGQPIPGLYAAGEVTGGIHGANRLGGNAVADIVVFGRIAGRQAAEFVKK from the coding sequence TTGGCGCTGGGTATCCTTGGCCCGGAGACGGGTTTCGAAAGAAAGGAAGGCGGCAAGAACCAGAACATTCCAGAGCTGGTGCGCACCCTGGTGGACAACGCCAATAACACCCTGGAATGGCTAAACGGCATGGGCGCCAACCTGGTGCATGTGGTGATCGCCGGCGGAGCAACCAACCCGCGCACCCATGCGCCGGAAGGCGGCGGCGCTGTGGGCCCGGTGATCGTTAAGACCCTGGAGAAGGCGGCAAAGGACCAGGGCATTGAGATCTTTACTGACACCAAGGTCACAGAGATCACCACCGACGGGAACGGCCGCGTAACCGGAGTGAAAGCGGCCAGCAAGGAAAAGGGCGACCTCGTCGTCAGGGCCAAGGCTGTCATTGTGGCCACCGGCGGTTTCGGTGCCAACCCGGAGATGGTGGCTCAGTACAACCCGGCCCTCAAGGGGTTTGACACCACCAACCACCCGGGTGCCACGGGAGACGGGATTAAGATGGCTACGGCCGTAGGTGCGGCCACGGTACAGATGGAGAACATCCAGACGCACCCGACCGTAGTGCCGCATAAGGGTCTGATGATCACGGAGGCCGTGCGCGGCACGGGTGCCATTCTGGTCAACCATAAGGGCGACCGTTTCATCGACGAGCTGCAGACGCGGGACGTGGTCTCTAAGGCTATTTTGGACCAGGAGAAGGGCACCGCCTTCCTGCTCTTCGACCAGGGCGTGCGGGAAAACCTCAAGGCAATCGAAGAGTACGCCCGGTTAAATCTCCTCACCGAGGCCGACACCCTGGACGAGCTCGCTGCCAAGTTGAGCATTCCGGCCGGCAGGCTGACAGAAACCGTAAAGCGGTATAACGGGTTTGTCGCTGCCGGTAAAGACAGCGATTTCGGCCGCCAGCACCTCCAGCGCAAGCTTGCGAAGGCACCTTTTTACGCGGTGGAAGTGACGCCGGCCGTGCACCACACCATGGGCGGCCTGGCCATTAACACCCGGGCCGAGGTTCTGAACAAGGCCGGCCAGCCCATCCCCGGCCTTTACGCCGCCGGCGAGGTGACGGGCGGCATCCACGGCGCCAACCGGCTGGGCGGTAACGCCGTGGCGGACATCGTGGTCTTCGGCCGCATCGCCGGCCGGCAGGCGGCTGAGTTTGTCAAGAAATAA
- a CDS encoding DNA-3-methyladenine glycosylase: MERLPRRFYARPATEVAPDLLGKLLVHVTPEGTAGGYIVETEAYMGPQDKAAHSYGGRPTQRTRAMFGPPGHAYVYLIYGMYYCFNVVVAREGEPQAVLIRALEPAAGVELMARRRGKSPAAAQKLLADPRKLRTLTDGPGKLCQALGITQAQYGLDLTGDELFLTPGRSVDPADIRTTPRINVAYAGEWAQRPWRFLLPAGR, translated from the coding sequence GTGGAAAGGTTGCCGCGCCGTTTTTACGCCCGTCCCGCCACGGAAGTGGCGCCGGACCTTTTAGGTAAACTCCTGGTACACGTTACACCGGAAGGCACTGCCGGCGGTTACATAGTGGAGACCGAGGCCTACATGGGGCCGCAGGATAAGGCCGCCCACTCCTACGGCGGGCGGCCCACCCAGCGTACCCGGGCCATGTTCGGCCCGCCCGGGCACGCCTACGTCTACCTCATTTACGGTATGTACTACTGCTTTAACGTGGTGGTGGCCCGGGAAGGTGAGCCCCAGGCCGTACTCATCCGCGCCCTCGAACCCGCCGCGGGGGTTGAGCTCATGGCGCGCCGTCGCGGCAAGAGTCCGGCGGCCGCGCAAAAGCTCTTGGCGGATCCCCGCAAACTCCGCACCTTAACCGACGGCCCAGGGAAGCTCTGCCAGGCCCTGGGCATCACCCAGGCCCAGTACGGCCTGGACCTGACGGGGGACGAACTCTTTCTCACTCCCGGCCGCAGCGTAGATCCTGCGGACATCCGCACCACGCCCCGCATCAACGTAGCCTATGCCGGCGAATGGGCCCAGCGACCCTGGCGCTTCCTGCTGCCGGCAGGCAGGTAA
- a CDS encoding acyltransferase, producing MAWIKELDALRLVGIAAVVLLHATAAPVAGLPPTAPAWAVYWFLNRAVSFAAPFFFLISGLALTASHRERPLSCRRFWRHRFQSILPAYAVWTVVYLFYAARIEGRRWNTALSFLGELAGKLLTGRAFGHLYFCVVLLQLYLLFPYLLALLQRGRSWQGRLLTAALLLQVIWNVKTAGLNRAWASVFLGYGVYFVAGCVAALHLEVLTQVGRKRQAALAGLFVLLLAVVAVPQVSLALPAALRQLAVILYAVVAFWLFFVLSAGWAGRGWPSLNRAVFFIYLAHPLVLGWTGFLLASMGVERHLVLVGAKLVAGLVVPWLVYAGWQRLERRRPPLRYDARG from the coding sequence GTGGCATGGATCAAGGAACTTGATGCTCTGCGCCTGGTGGGTATTGCGGCGGTGGTGCTGCTCCACGCCACCGCCGCGCCGGTGGCCGGGCTGCCGCCTACGGCGCCGGCCTGGGCGGTGTATTGGTTCCTCAACCGGGCGGTGAGCTTCGCCGCGCCCTTCTTTTTCCTGATCAGCGGCCTGGCGCTTACGGCCAGCCACCGGGAGCGTCCGCTAAGCTGCCGGCGGTTTTGGCGGCACCGTTTCCAGAGCATTCTCCCGGCGTATGCCGTGTGGACGGTGGTCTACCTCTTTTACGCCGCCCGCATTGAGGGGCGGCGCTGGAACACTGCCTTAAGCTTTTTAGGCGAGCTGGCCGGTAAACTCCTCACCGGGCGGGCTTTCGGCCACCTGTACTTCTGCGTTGTCTTGCTGCAGCTTTACCTGCTTTTCCCCTATCTTTTGGCCCTTCTCCAGCGGGGGCGCAGCTGGCAGGGGCGGCTCTTGACCGCTGCCCTGCTTTTACAGGTGATCTGGAACGTCAAAACCGCCGGGCTAAACAGGGCTTGGGCCAGCGTTTTTCTCGGCTACGGAGTCTACTTCGTGGCCGGCTGTGTCGCCGCTTTACACCTGGAGGTGCTGACCCAGGTGGGGCGGAAGCGGCAGGCGGCGCTGGCGGGTCTTTTCGTGCTGCTCCTGGCGGTGGTTGCGGTACCGCAGGTTTCCCTGGCGCTGCCGGCGGCGCTCAGGCAGCTGGCGGTGATCCTTTACGCGGTGGTTGCCTTCTGGCTTTTCTTTGTCCTGAGCGCTGGGTGGGCGGGGCGAGGCTGGCCGAGTTTGAACCGGGCGGTGTTCTTCATTTATCTGGCGCATCCGCTGGTACTGGGCTGGACCGGTTTTCTGCTGGCGAGTATGGGTGTCGAGCGCCACTTGGTGCTGGTGGGCGCGAAGCTCGTTGCCGGCCTGGTGGTGCCCTGGTTGGTGTATGCCGGTTGGCAGCGGCTGGAGCGGCGCCGGCCACCCCTGCGGTACGATGCCCGCGGGTGA
- the corA gene encoding magnesium/cobalt transporter CorA yields the protein MLRVLVYDEEQGLRTELGQGFAPRKAAAYTWVDLVEPTAEELELLTGVFHFHPLAVEDCRRPHYRPELSQYDEYAFLLLRYVQAEQRGRRPITAALSVFLGPRYLVTVHHEELTFLTELFAQYRKDPQLFQKGLDFALYSLLEALTETFFTFFDRTEERIERLEEEVFHRPTRRLLNQVFTLRRQAIKLRKVLGAQRDIMNLLAFPEFKLVQPDNRAFFLDIYNEMLRLIDQVETLHDLASSTVEIYLSITSNRLNEIMKVLTIITTIMMPLSLIAGIYGMNFRYMPELQWRYGYFAVLGVMALLAGAMMAVFRRRGWF from the coding sequence ATGCTGCGGGTTTTAGTTTATGATGAAGAGCAGGGGCTGCGCACGGAGCTCGGTCAAGGATTTGCACCCCGCAAGGCCGCCGCCTACACCTGGGTGGATCTGGTAGAACCCACCGCGGAGGAACTGGAACTACTTACCGGCGTGTTTCATTTTCACCCTTTGGCGGTGGAAGACTGCCGCCGCCCGCACTACCGGCCGGAGCTGAGCCAGTACGACGAGTACGCTTTTTTGCTGCTGCGCTACGTTCAGGCGGAGCAGCGGGGCCGTCGGCCCATTACCGCGGCGCTGAGCGTTTTTCTCGGCCCCCGGTACCTGGTCACTGTTCACCACGAAGAGCTGACCTTCCTCACAGAGCTCTTTGCGCAGTACCGGAAAGACCCGCAGCTTTTCCAAAAGGGTCTCGACTTCGCCCTCTACAGCCTGCTGGAGGCATTGACCGAGACCTTTTTCACCTTCTTCGACCGTACGGAGGAAAGAATCGAGCGTTTGGAAGAAGAGGTCTTTCACCGGCCGACCCGGCGGCTCCTCAATCAGGTTTTTACGCTGCGGCGCCAGGCCATCAAGCTGCGCAAAGTCTTGGGGGCACAGCGGGATATTATGAACCTTCTGGCCTTTCCGGAGTTTAAGCTGGTACAACCGGACAACCGGGCCTTCTTCCTGGACATTTACAACGAGATGCTGCGCCTTATCGACCAGGTGGAGACCCTGCACGACCTGGCCAGTTCCACGGTGGAGATTTACCTTTCCATCACCTCGAACCGCCTGAACGAAATCATGAAGGTGCTCACCATCATCACCACCATCATGATGCCGCTCAGCCTCATCGCCGGGATTTACGGGATGAACTTCCGCTACATGCCGGAGCTTCAGTGGCGCTACGGCTACTTTGCGGTTCTCGGCGTCATGGCCCTTTTGGCCGGCGCCATGATGGCTGTCTTCCGCCGCCGGGGCTGGTTCTAG
- a CDS encoding DUF1287 domain-containing protein, which produces MKRVPLVLILLVLVAAVFLKDPSFAPGGGPSGAIVPGPAPTLSRDSLPAPVPTVAVETITLDHDQDGDGILDLADIVQGARAYVETRPQYKNAYYAGGYPPPGEGVCTDVVWQALQAAGYDLKAMVDKDIRENLRAYPRVAGKPDPNIDFRRVKNLHVFLKRHATALTLEVKPGDAENLKAWQGGDIVVFGPPVDHIAIVSDRRRPDGVPLLLHNAGPYAEEADRLLTWPSPLIGHHRFPKLP; this is translated from the coding sequence ATGAAGCGAGTGCCGTTGGTCCTCATCCTGCTGGTCTTGGTCGCCGCCGTGTTCCTGAAAGATCCGTCCTTCGCCCCGGGCGGCGGGCCGAGCGGAGCGATAGTACCAGGGCCGGCCCCTACTCTGTCCCGAGACTCCCTGCCGGCCCCGGTCCCCACCGTTGCGGTGGAAACCATCACCCTGGACCATGACCAGGACGGGGACGGTATCCTGGACCTGGCCGACATCGTCCAGGGGGCGCGGGCCTACGTAGAGACCCGGCCCCAATATAAAAACGCCTACTACGCCGGCGGATACCCCCCGCCGGGTGAAGGCGTTTGCACCGACGTTGTCTGGCAGGCTCTCCAGGCCGCCGGTTACGACCTTAAGGCCATGGTCGATAAGGACATCCGCGAAAACCTGCGCGCGTACCCCCGGGTGGCCGGTAAACCGGACCCGAACATCGACTTCCGCCGCGTGAAGAACCTGCACGTTTTCTTGAAGCGCCACGCCACGGCGCTCACCTTGGAGGTGAAACCCGGCGACGCTGAAAACCTTAAGGCCTGGCAGGGCGGTGACATCGTGGTCTTCGGCCCGCCTGTGGACCACATCGCCATCGTTTCCGACCGGCGCCGGCCCGACGGCGTCCCCCTGCTCCTTCACAACGCCGGACCCTACGCCGAGGAGGCCGACCGCCTCCTCACCTGGCCCTCGCCGCTCATCGGCCACCACCGTTTCCCCAAGCTGCCCTAG
- a CDS encoding efflux RND transporter periplasmic adaptor subunit encodes MKKSVKWGALVVLGVLAAVSVASAAVQPLTAELIEVKPQTVAQVFKEEGIVEAVEDRLVYSPVGGEITRLAVQEGQKVAQGDLLVELSTKELEYQLAQLQAQLRSLAGQMEKSIQEIQQQVEEQQLALAETQRQLAKSREDYRRTKYLYEAGAATQVELLAAERAVEQLQNAAAQQESRLELLREQAGHRGQAAGQAAPALGSTGAGAARQYFQGQLEAVEAQISQLEYQIARSRITAPITGVVEELTAEEGMVIAPQVPLLKLAGDQGYEVNAYLLTEDVLPVKVGLKVTLIQKRRDGDYRFPGTVKAIAPAAVEKVSALGLSERRVKVTIRPEGKVPQLRPGYALDVEFSVLEQENKLAVPKTALFPYEGGDAVWVVRAGCARIQPVKKGLETTELVVIEAGLAAGDEVIKNPGLEGLKAGKRVRAGGRRG; translated from the coding sequence GTGAAGAAGTCCGTGAAGTGGGGAGCTTTGGTGGTCCTGGGGGTGCTGGCGGCCGTGTCGGTCGCCTCTGCGGCCGTGCAGCCTCTCACGGCGGAGCTGATTGAGGTAAAACCGCAGACGGTGGCCCAGGTGTTCAAGGAAGAAGGGATCGTGGAAGCGGTAGAGGACCGCCTGGTGTACAGCCCCGTCGGTGGTGAGATCACCCGTTTGGCCGTCCAGGAGGGGCAGAAGGTGGCCCAGGGGGATCTGCTGGTCGAGCTTAGCACCAAGGAGTTGGAGTACCAGCTGGCTCAGCTCCAAGCCCAGCTGAGGAGCCTGGCCGGCCAGATGGAAAAATCAATCCAGGAAATTCAGCAGCAGGTAGAGGAGCAGCAACTGGCGCTCGCAGAAACCCAGCGCCAGTTGGCGAAAAGCAGGGAGGATTACCGGCGGACCAAGTACCTGTATGAGGCCGGCGCGGCGACCCAGGTGGAGCTTCTTGCCGCCGAGCGGGCGGTGGAGCAGCTGCAAAACGCGGCCGCTCAACAGGAGTCGAGGCTCGAGCTGCTGCGAGAGCAGGCGGGTCACAGGGGACAGGCCGCCGGTCAGGCGGCACCGGCCCTTGGTTCAACCGGAGCCGGCGCCGCCCGGCAGTACTTCCAAGGCCAGCTGGAAGCGGTGGAGGCCCAGATAAGCCAGCTGGAGTACCAGATCGCCCGGAGCCGGATCACCGCCCCCATCACGGGCGTGGTGGAAGAGCTTACGGCCGAGGAAGGAATGGTGATCGCACCACAGGTACCGCTGCTGAAACTGGCGGGCGATCAAGGCTACGAAGTCAACGCCTACCTGCTCACTGAAGATGTGCTCCCCGTGAAAGTCGGGCTGAAGGTTACGCTGATCCAGAAAAGAAGGGACGGGGACTACAGGTTTCCGGGAACTGTCAAAGCCATCGCTCCGGCGGCGGTGGAAAAAGTGTCCGCCCTGGGGCTCAGTGAGCGCCGCGTGAAAGTCACCATCCGGCCCGAAGGAAAGGTGCCGCAGCTGCGGCCCGGCTACGCCCTGGACGTGGAGTTTTCCGTGCTGGAGCAGGAAAACAAACTGGCGGTGCCCAAGACGGCGCTTTTCCCGTACGAAGGCGGCGACGCGGTGTGGGTGGTGCGAGCGGGCTGCGCGCGGATTCAGCCGGTAAAAAAGGGCCTCGAAACCACGGAGCTGGTGGTGATCGAAGCCGGCCTGGCTGCGGGCGATGAAGTCATCAAGAACCCGGGGTTAGAAGGGCTGAAAGCAGGAAAACGCGTGCGAGCGGGCGGCCGCCGGGGCTAG
- a CDS encoding ABC transporter permease: MILLRKMLRDIGENKTAYLACAVVLIIGLLTYTGMLMARDNLFIAREQFYQEYHLADGFAQVRAMPYTEVKKLAAIEGIAEVQGRLVKDVRVLGLNEDKNIYLRFVSLDQSQPFLLNGVQLLRGAFPHGNERALLVGDKFFTAHRLSLGQPLTVAIAGKKVELPVAGSGQSPEFVYAIKGGQNIFPDPAGFEVAYLPYTVMESLFNQKGRVNDIVFTLRPGYKFEDVEPRLKAELTRYGLESLIPRKDQASNAILTQELDGLAKMAQSVPVLFLTIAALILYIMLKRLVEAQRGQIGTLKAFGYRPREILLHYLSYGLLVGLVGGVVGGLLGTALSFSLTRLYAQYFSLPNLSGRFSRAYFVSGVLLSTAFSLFAAYQGTKGVLRLRPADALHPPVPLFKGKSSLERLRVVWAAFTVPGRMAVRNALRNRARSLFTLLGVTFTFSLIAVVWSLNGLMDTMVLEQFTKVQQYDVKISFTRPLPLTAVVRELEDEPGVKRVEPLLEVPVTLQHEHRKKSVAALGLPPAAQLYTPLDKRGSPVAIPEGGVVLSEQVAAKLDAQVGDRLRLESVWAEESPVYVDVAGIVPQYLGANVYLNQNTLLGLLRQGEMATSLVIAVDKGCIPALKEKYETAPYTGMFEERRQAVDLFRELIGSSRYMLYSMALLAVVTGFAIVYNSSIISLAERKRELASLRVLGMRPGEVLEAVSVEQWLLGVCGIIAGIPLTAVLNQVLARSMSSDLYSLPAGTTPAALLEALLGTMLAIWLAQQWVARRIRQLDLVEVLKERE; this comes from the coding sequence GTGATCCTCCTGCGGAAAATGCTGCGCGACATTGGGGAGAACAAAACGGCGTACCTGGCGTGCGCAGTGGTGCTGATCATCGGCCTCTTAACCTACACCGGCATGTTAATGGCCAGGGACAATCTCTTTATCGCCCGCGAGCAATTTTACCAAGAGTATCATCTGGCCGATGGTTTTGCCCAGGTCCGGGCCATGCCGTATACTGAGGTGAAGAAACTCGCCGCGATAGAAGGTATAGCGGAAGTCCAAGGGCGGCTGGTCAAGGACGTCCGGGTCTTGGGTCTCAATGAAGACAAGAACATCTATCTGAGATTTGTTTCGTTGGACCAGTCCCAGCCCTTTCTGCTGAATGGGGTTCAGCTCCTGCGCGGTGCCTTTCCGCACGGTAATGAGCGGGCGCTCCTCGTGGGCGACAAGTTTTTCACCGCCCACCGGCTGTCCCTGGGCCAACCCCTTACCGTAGCCATTGCCGGCAAAAAGGTGGAACTGCCCGTGGCCGGCAGCGGCCAAAGCCCGGAGTTCGTTTATGCCATCAAGGGCGGGCAGAACATCTTCCCCGATCCCGCGGGGTTTGAGGTGGCCTACCTGCCTTACACGGTCATGGAGAGCTTGTTCAACCAGAAGGGCCGGGTCAATGACATCGTCTTCACGCTGCGTCCCGGCTACAAGTTTGAAGATGTGGAACCGCGCCTGAAGGCGGAGCTGACGCGGTACGGCCTGGAGAGCCTCATCCCGCGCAAGGACCAGGCCAGCAATGCGATCCTGACACAAGAACTGGACGGACTGGCGAAGATGGCGCAGAGTGTACCCGTGTTGTTCCTGACCATCGCCGCCCTCATACTGTACATCATGTTGAAAAGGCTGGTGGAGGCGCAGCGGGGGCAGATCGGTACCCTGAAGGCCTTTGGTTACCGCCCGCGCGAGATTCTCCTGCACTATCTGTCTTACGGCCTGCTGGTGGGCTTGGTGGGAGGTGTGGTGGGCGGGCTCCTGGGCACGGCGCTGTCCTTTTCGCTGACCCGGCTTTATGCGCAGTACTTCAGCCTGCCCAACCTGAGCGGCCGGTTTTCCCGGGCGTATTTTGTCTCTGGGGTGCTGCTCTCCACCGCTTTCAGCCTCTTCGCCGCCTACCAGGGGACCAAAGGCGTCCTGAGACTCCGGCCGGCGGATGCCCTGCATCCTCCCGTCCCGCTTTTCAAGGGCAAATCTTCCTTGGAACGCCTGCGGGTGGTCTGGGCGGCGTTCACCGTGCCGGGGCGCATGGCCGTGCGCAATGCCCTGCGCAACCGGGCGCGGAGTCTTTTCACCTTGCTGGGCGTCACCTTTACCTTCAGCCTGATAGCGGTAGTGTGGTCCCTGAACGGCCTGATGGACACCATGGTGCTGGAGCAGTTCACCAAGGTGCAGCAGTACGACGTGAAGATCAGCTTCACACGCCCCCTGCCATTGACAGCGGTGGTAAGGGAGCTGGAGGATGAGCCCGGGGTCAAACGGGTGGAACCGCTGCTGGAGGTCCCGGTGACCCTGCAGCACGAGCACCGTAAGAAGAGTGTGGCCGCCTTGGGCCTGCCCCCGGCCGCCCAGCTGTACACACCCCTGGACAAGCGGGGTAGTCCGGTGGCGATACCGGAGGGAGGTGTGGTGCTCTCCGAGCAGGTGGCGGCGAAACTCGACGCCCAGGTAGGGGACCGGCTGCGGCTGGAAAGCGTGTGGGCTGAGGAGTCGCCGGTGTACGTGGACGTGGCGGGCATCGTTCCGCAGTACCTCGGCGCCAATGTCTACCTGAACCAGAACACGCTGCTGGGCCTTTTGCGCCAGGGTGAGATGGCCACGTCACTCGTTATTGCCGTGGATAAGGGGTGCATCCCGGCGCTCAAGGAGAAGTATGAGACGGCGCCGTACACCGGGATGTTCGAAGAAAGGCGGCAGGCCGTCGACCTCTTTCGCGAACTCATCGGTTCCTCCCGGTACATGCTGTACAGCATGGCCCTGCTGGCGGTGGTGACCGGTTTTGCCATCGTGTACAACTCGAGCATCATCTCCCTGGCAGAAAGGAAAAGGGAGCTGGCTTCGCTGCGCGTCTTGGGGATGCGGCCGGGCGAGGTGTTGGAGGCGGTCTCGGTGGAACAGTGGCTCCTGGGGGTGTGCGGTATAATCGCGGGCATACCCCTGACGGCGGTGCTGAATCAAGTTCTGGCCCGGAGCATGAGCAGCGACCTGTACTCCCTGCCGGCGGGGACCACTCCGGCGGCTTTGCTTGAGGCCCTGCTGGGCACCATGCTCGCCATCTGGCTGGCCCAGCAGTGGGTGGCCCGCCGGATCAGGCAGCTGGACCTGGTGGAGGTACTGAAGGAAAGAGAGTGA
- a CDS encoding ABC transporter ATP-binding protein, translating to MDVILRARKLTKYYQMGEVRVEALRGVDFDIYAGEFIVVLGPSGSGKSTMLNLIGGMDVASSGEIYYRDRPLHGASEQVLTEYRRDAVGFVFQFYNLMPNLTAYENVLLAVEIAKNPLSAADVLAQVGLADRADHFPAQLSGGQQQRVAIARAVAKNPELLLCDEPTGALDSATGIQVLKVLRDFNQRYKKTVAIITHNAGIARMADRIFHLKDGRIERTEKVAHPVAAEEVSW from the coding sequence ATGGACGTTATTCTTCGGGCCCGTAAGCTTACCAAGTACTATCAGATGGGCGAGGTGCGCGTAGAGGCGCTCAGGGGAGTCGACTTCGACATCTACGCGGGCGAATTCATCGTGGTGCTGGGTCCCAGCGGTTCGGGCAAGAGCACCATGCTCAACCTGATCGGCGGCATGGATGTGGCGAGTTCCGGCGAGATCTACTACCGCGACCGGCCCCTGCACGGTGCTTCAGAACAGGTGCTCACCGAATACCGCCGGGACGCCGTGGGGTTTGTTTTCCAGTTCTATAACCTGATGCCCAATCTCACTGCTTACGAGAATGTGTTGCTAGCGGTGGAGATCGCCAAGAACCCTCTTTCGGCGGCCGACGTGTTGGCTCAGGTGGGGCTGGCGGACCGGGCGGACCATTTCCCGGCGCAGCTTTCGGGCGGCCAGCAGCAGCGGGTGGCCATCGCCCGGGCGGTGGCGAAGAACCCGGAGCTGCTCCTCTGCGACGAGCCCACCGGAGCGCTGGATTCGGCCACCGGCATTCAGGTGTTGAAGGTGCTGAGGGACTTCAATCAGCGCTACAAAAAAACAGTCGCCATTATCACGCACAATGCCGGCATTGCGCGCATGGCGGATCGGATCTTTCACCTCAAAGACGGTCGGATCGAGCGTACGGAAAAGGTGGCCCATCCGGTGGCGGCGGAGGAGGTGTCCTGGTGA
- a CDS encoding nucleotidyltransferase family protein: MKFGLPEPVLQAIVRELAKRENVLRAVVFGSRARGDHKYNSDIDLAVYCEGALPPDLSLDLDEAAGIYKIDVVDMNGLESGRLRLRIEEEGVEVYRRG; this comes from the coding sequence ATGAAGTTCGGTCTGCCGGAGCCTGTTCTGCAAGCCATCGTTCGGGAACTGGCGAAAAGGGAGAACGTTTTGCGAGCGGTTGTCTTTGGGTCGCGGGCCAGGGGAGACCACAAATACAATTCAGATATCGACCTTGCCGTTTACTGCGAAGGAGCACTACCGCCGGATTTGTCCTTGGATTTGGATGAAGCGGCGGGGATTTACAAGATCGATGTTGTGGATATGAACGGGCTCGAGAGCGGCCGCCTACGCTTGCGGATCGAGGAGGAGGGGGTAGAGGTTTACAGGCGAGGGTAA